Genomic DNA from Limanda limanda chromosome 8, fLimLim1.1, whole genome shotgun sequence:
CAACATATGATTTCTAGTTCTGTTCCTGTAAAACAACATGTGACAGAACTGGTTGATCTGCAGCTGACACGTTGAcacgtctctgtgtgttttcaggggaTGGAAGCTCTCCAGGCCTCAGGGAAGGTGAAGAACATCGGAGTCTCCAACTTCAGCATCTTGCAGCTGGAGAGACTCCTGGCTCTGGGTCAGGTGCCCCCTGCTGTGAACCAGGTGCCGCCAGATCCTCCAGAAGCTTTCTGTCTGCACGGATCAACATCCACAGATCCTCGCCTCTAACTTTCCAtctctgcaggtggagctgCATCCGTACATGGTGCACGCGGAGATGGTGGAGTTCTGTAAGTCCAGGAACATAACTCTGGTCGCCTACAGCCCGTTTGGTTCACCTGCACGACCCCCGGACATGTAAGACCCCCAGCATCACTGCGGTGCTCCTCAAAGTCAGAGGAGGCAACAGTTTCCTCAAATAACCAGGATGTGATATTAACACAAAAGACTCAGTTTGTctaatcattttaaaaatacaaatacttcAAATACCTACTGTATTTCCCTTAATTAATTGTTTGGTTTTGAGCTAAACAATATATTTGTTCCTCGTGCCATCATGCCTTCAGATTGTCATGAATaaaactgttgtgtgttttctgtctcagGTTTAAAGGAGACACTGATCCTCACAAACTCCTGGACGACCCGGTCGTTACAGAAATTGCCAAAAAGCACAGACACAGCTCAGCCCAGGTCAGTGCAGGCGTCTGTACTGTGcgtacatgtatgtgtgtatgaatatatatgtgtgtattacTTTGTCAGTAACagtagtgttgtgttgtggcaGGTTTTGCTGAGGTACCACGTACAGCAGGGTGTTGCTGTTATTCCAAAGAGTGACAAACCTCATCGCATTCTCGAAAACACAAAGGTAATTTTCCTCGTTGTGGGACTAAAGGGTAAAAAATCAGCAAATATAGATGCTGCACATAATCTGTCATGTAATAATACACCAGTTTACTGACTACactacacacatgaacacacaaaaagcTGCCTGTGGAAGCAGTAACATGGTTAAACCAGCCTGTGTCCCTGTGCAGATCTTTGACTTCAGTCTGTCTGAAGAAGACATGACGGCTCTGAGGGCTCTGGACCGGGGGTGGAAGGCCTTCCTGTTCGAGGAGTGAGTCCACAAAACGTCCTGTGTAGCTTCAGCCTGGTGTTCGATGCAGcgagtcactgtgtgtgtgtgtctgttgtgtgtgtgtgtgtgtttctcagagTCAAGTCTCATCCGTACTATCCCTTCgtgtgaggagagaaaagacGACAAACTGGATCTTCACTCAAACCTTCACCTTCCAGAGACGTGTGATCTGATTTGAATCCACAGGAAACACTCAGTACGGCTCCTCCCACCAGCATCACACAGCTCCTCCCACCAGCGTCACACGGCTCCTCCCACCAGCATCACACACTGAAACCCTCCAGTGACTCTCTACCTGATGAAATGTGATGACAACTGTGAAGAGAATTCAGTTTACAAACATGAATGTAAACAAAATATAGAtcagctctttgtgtgtttccctgttATGAATAAAgtcaagtgtgtgtttctgttgacacgagattgtttttaattaaaagcagTTTGACAGTTGAGACAcgtttcatattttattacagTCAGTTATCAAAATGTGCCGGTTCGAGGCTGTTGATCCGGTTTTCAAACTGAACTTAGTTTGATTCATGTTGATCCTCGCTCGGCCCGACACACTTCagtcccttctctctcctccagtaaCCATGGGAACCAGGGCTAAGAAGTCGGATAGATAACGACTAAAAGACGGAACAACTCCGTCCACAGACAGTCAACTTCCTGTGTTGAGTAGGACAAAGGTCCtgagaggacagaacacaggAGAGAAGCCTGAGACATACGACCACGTCTCACCTCATTGGTCTCCACGTCCGTCCCTCAGGTTCTAGGATTCCCTGAGGGACGGGATGAGCTCTATTTAAAACTCTTCTTCCACCAGATCAGCTCTGGTTCTGGGTTCTGCTCCAGATCCTTGGAACGTTGGAGCTTCCAGTGAACCAGACTTCACTCAAACGGGTTTGGAGCAGAACCTCCTCAGGTCGTCAGAGGTTCCTCCTGCGCTGGTGTGATGAGCTGATGCTTCTGTCTGGACAAAGAGAAAAGTCCTTCGTCGTTACACAGGGTTTGATCTTCCTTTC
This window encodes:
- the zgc:56622 gene encoding aldose reductase-related protein 2; translated protein: MFSVDMEETQVSRSLELRDGSLMPVLGLGTWKSSHLPQTSVQGAVEAAIAAGYRHIDTAWMYHNEEAIGKALRSKMKQGVIRRQDMFIVSKLWITHHAAEDIPACLNKSLKDLQLDYLDLYLVHFPVGLKKVGDELFPKKDGELLTSDIDYLDVWRGMEALQASGKVKNIGVSNFSILQLERLLALGQVPPAVNQVELHPYMVHAEMVEFCKSRNITLVAYSPFGSPARPPDMFKGDTDPHKLLDDPVVTEIAKKHRHSSAQVLLRYHVQQGVAVIPKSDKPHRILENTKIFDFSLSEEDMTALRALDRGWKAFLFEEVKSHPYYPFV